The stretch of DNA ATATTTAAATTTTACTTCTGATGCAATCTGAGGATTAAGTGCACTAATTAAGTGATCATCGTTGTGTTCATTTTCAATGTACTAATAGACGGTGATACTGTACGCAAATCTGAAACGGAAAATCTGAACCAGAATAGAGATGTGCTACTCTCCATCAATTCAAGTGTAGAGTATACAAGACGCCCACCACCTGCCATTTGTTGGACGTGAGTTGTACACCCTCTTAGTTTGCAATAACTTCATCTCAACAATCTTTACCTTTATTATGGAATTCTCAGCTGCAGTAATTAATTAACTATGCTTGGATTCTTAatgatatgattttttttcaagCTGTCAAGAAATAATTCTAAATATTTCGTAATCATTTTAGTCTGCTTCATACATATTAATATATTGTGATGTAACATGGTGGAAAATTTGTCTGCAAGTAGCGGTTTCCATAAATTCGGGACAAAACTCAGTAAATGACTGTTTCTGGTCAATTCCTGACAATTTCCTAGTCTGACCATGCACTCCCATCACAAATAACACCCTAGTATAGTAGTATGCATGCATATCTATCTGGCATAGTAGTCTTGTAATATTCTTAGTTGATTATAGTATGTTGCTGGTACTTATGTTTTTCATAAAAGACATTATACTTCTCTTCTGTGATTCTTTACTTAATCCTAATTTCATATATTTCATGTTGTTATCTGTATCTCTGCTGCTATATTCATAGCTTGTAACAAATTCTAACAATGTTGCATTCCTGGACTGGAACGTTTAACTATCCTTTGCTCTTTAGGGGATCCTTTCATGTCTTGGTTGCTGGAGAAAATCTTTATCTTGGTGAATTTAAAGCCCAGTTTCCATCAAAAGTTTCATCCAAAGTTTATGATATTGCCAAGATGATACCCAATAATCTACAATTGCAGTTATTACCTCGAATGGATGACTGGCCAAAGTCTTTTGAGATTGTCAATCCAGTTTATGAAGACATTGGCTTGTTCTTCTTTCCTAATGAACCTGATGGGTACATTTCTGTTTGTTTCCGCACCAAGATTCTTTCACATAGATATGTGCTGAAACATATTTTATTAAGTCAGGAATGATGCTTTGATAcattcatttttttctattCACTTTTGTTTTTAGGCATGAAAAACACTCTTATTTATTGGAAGCCTCCAGCAATTATGTTCTAAGGACATATATTGATGGCATAAAGTTGTTGATATATTCCTCGGAAGTGCTTCCGCCTGATTCTCAGTGTCAGTGGTTCTATTCTCTGTTCCCTTTCATACAAGAAAAGCAATGACCTGTACTGCTTTCTCATTATATATGATGGTTCTTCCCCAATTTAAATGCATTGGAAACTTGGAAACTTGAAAAGATATCAAATGTACTATGCACATTCAGTAAGATTCTAATTTCTATCATGGTAACAGGGATAGATGGTGAGAACTACTTATGGGGGTTGTTTGTAAGATCAAAGGGAAAGAGCGATCCTCGGCAGTTCAGTTTAACCACTACATGACCGTTTCATTTCCCTGCGCATGGTAGTGTACAACAGCGAAAAGGTACATGGCCAAACTTTAAATTATGTTGCTCGTGAAAGATATGGTCGATGCTGCTTTCATGCAGTTCTGGCTGTTGTACACTTGTTACCTTTTCATTGCCTGGTTGATTTGTCTTTCTTCACCCATCTTTCTTCATTATTTGTTTGCCTAGTTGGCTTGAATATTCTTAGGGTTCAACTGTGACGATTGCTAAGTCTATGGAATGATTCGTTTTGTCCTGCATTGACAATTGATGCTTTAATAAATGTTGAGAGTATAAGTGTATATCTATGCACTATGATCTTTCAAgaattttcaaatttattcaaTTTCCTATAAAAAGCAATATCATGAACCTAGTGAGGGTTTTGCGACATCTGGTGCATCCCCATACTCAAATTGGATGTGAAAAGTTGTTGGTTTAGGTTACTGATGTATGGAAGGAAGTTGTAATCTGTAGACCCCTTGAACCTCTGGTTGGGTTCACTATGTACAGATACGTAGTTGTGTTCTGGAAGTCTTATGCCAACATGGCAATGATCAAAGCGTGGAGAAGAATAAGAACAAAAATTTTGTTACTGGCAACTTTCGTTGCACGAATTTAATGTCTTGAGAAAGTTCTCGGTCGTCTCTCTTGCTGTGTCTCATTTGATCAAAATCATTTCTTGCAGGTAGTTAAATCCAGAGGTGGTCAAGTGGACTCTCCGTTACGTGTACCAGGGGCATCTTCATATTGTAATACAACAGTCATCGCACTTTTTGTGCCCATCTGATTCTGACCCTGTAACCGAAGGGAGAATCTTGAGCTCCATCATTCGGGAGgatgtacatttttttttgggttCTGATCTGAAACTAACTCCTGTATAGCATGGCAACCATCAGTCTAGTAAACCCTTGCAGTCTGCAACTTGCTCTTGTGATGTATATCCGTTGTTTCCCACATTTGTGTGGTTGATCTATTGTGATTGAATGGTGCTAAATGGAGAGTTGTACTGTTTACCCTTTATCACCTGTTGtggtatttttttttgaaaggatgttataaaaattaaaattaaaatgtATAAAAGCAGGCTGTCAGCAAGTCGTGGTTCATAAAGTCGAGTGAGAGAAGAAGAAACATATTATTTTTTGAGTAGTCTGTCACAGGAGAAGTTTCCATTAGGAAACCCGAAGACGTTAAGCCCACGGGCCTTGCTAGTTGCTACCACCCAGGAAGGCAGGCTGAGAACGTGAAGGCCCAGTTTCCATTAGGAAAGCGAGCAGCCCAAAGCCCACGCTGTgcgtctccttcctcctcccccttctctccgccgccgcctcctcttctcTGCTCTGCTGCGGACGAACGGGGAAACCCTGGCCTAAACCCAAACCCTCTCCTTTCCTGCACAACAAGCCGggaccggccgcggcggcctcgaTGGGGAAGAGGAGCGGCAGCAAGAGGAAGGACAAGAACAAGGTCATCCTCCCGCCGGAGCTGCCGCCGGAGGTCGACGACGACGCTATCGAGGTCTCCGACGAGGACATCGAGTTCTACAGCCGCAACGAGTTCCACCACTTCGACCAGGAGCACATCGACAGGTTGGTGTCGCTGGGATACGGCGGCGCTGCACCGTGCCTTCCGATTCCCCGCGTCTCTTTGCTGCTgcattgctttttttttctgattgaACGTGGAATCCCCGGTCTGGTTCCTAAAGGTATATCAAGAGGACCGCCGGCCACGACGAGGCCGAGGTCGAGCGCCTCTATGAGGAGCGCGAGAAGAGGAAAGCCTTGAGGCGGCCCCGGGAGGAGGATGGCGATTTGGAGGTGGACCCCGTCGACGCGCTCCCCATCAAGAACCTGCAAGGGGAGCTCATCTACAATAGAGGTAAACCATTGTCACTGCGAAGAACAGCTGGACATTGCATCTGCACTTGCAAACTTGCTGAAACTTAATAAACATGCTATCAcatctgaattctgaagaaTAAGGATGTGTTTTCAGCTTTATGTTGTTTGTTGTGTTAATCTACTACTTACATAACTATACTACATTCATGTTAATGACATGCAGCAAAGAAAGCAAGGTCTGAAGAAAATATTGGCAGTATCAAGTCTAAAGCTCAAGAGAATGGTGCAGATGCCAAGCAGGGTATTCAGAAAGATGAGCAAACAGGCAAATCTAAGAACAAAAAGGGAGGTGATAAAGTGAAAAATACACAATCCCAAACTGAAGTTCCAAAGGGGAAACTACACTCAGATGTGCTGGTACTACTTCGGTTCCTTTTCACTGCTTGCCCCAGTCAAAATTTCCATTTCGGAAATATCCTCTAGCTATTCATTTATTTTACGTGGTCACAGCATGTTGATACAATAAACGTACCAAGCTTTTGGCTCCTTTATTTGCCCCAGTCACAGCATATTAATAATGTAAATGAACTTGCTATGTGCTATGTTTGGTCATAAATATGTAAGAATCCTAGGCACCATCAACCTTAAGCAAGATATCAAAGTGGTTATTCTATATCCAATTTGAAGGCTAAGTAACTTAATGTTGACATAATAATGCTTTAGGTTAGAATAAATGAGACAGGAGGATTTTTGAACCGAAGGAACTATCTCGATGTGTCTACCGAATACTGGATCAATCTGAACAAACTACATAGGTTTTTGGCTGGAAGTGTTCTATAACTGATTTGCTCATAATTTCACATTTTCTAATTGACATTAGTTTCTCACATGCCTTTTACTATGCATGACAGGAAGAAGTGAAGGAGGAACTTTCGGCTGAGgaattatttgaaaaaaaagaaagcccAACTTGCTGAATTGGGGATGGCTATGCTTGAAGATCCTGAGTCGAATATTAGATCTCTGAATGATATGTTAAGCATAAGCAATGACAAAGACCAAAAAGTTGTTAAACTTGGTCTGATGTCCTTGCTTGCTGTGTTTAAGGACATTATTCCAAGGTACCTGAcagttaaattttttttatttgttattGAGCTGGATTTCATTCTTCCCTAGTTACTTATACATGTCATTATATGTGCACTGCAGTTATCGGATTAGGCAACTAACAGAAAAGGAGCTAGCAGTAGAAGTTTCAAAAGAAGTGAAGAAAACTAGATATTATGAGTACACACTTATCCGCTGCTACAAGGTCCTAATCTCCATATCATTCGTACCTTGCGAAAGAAAGTTGATTATATATTTCTCTGACCATGAACTAAGCCAGATGGCTCTTTTTTTCCAAGTACCGATTCACATCTATTTTTTTTAACCAGAAACCTTCCTGCTTTTGTAGAAAGAGATAAAAGAGTTTGATTTGCATCTGTTTGACCTTCAATTTTGATGCTCATGATAGCTTCCAAAGTTCTGATTGCTAGAGTTGAATTTATTTTCTTCTCTTGTGCATTTTCAGGCATATCTACAGAAATTGATATCATTGGAGAAGCAACCCCATTTTTATTCTGTGGCTGTTCGATGCATGTGCGCTTTATTAGATACAGCTCCGCATTTTAACTTCCGTGAAAGCCTATTGGCCAGTGTGGCAAAAAATTTAAGCTCCTCAGACGATGTAGTAAGGTAAATGGTCCTTTATTTACTTTAGGCTGGTATGAATTTTTTCCAATAATGTAGCTGACTACCATGTCAAACtactttctttattttttgtaCCTTGGAGTGATAAAATGCACCATAGAGCTGGGGAACAGAATACCTGTATTGGTTGCTCTTATAGTGAACTAAATCATATCTGAAGTTTCATAACCTGTCAACTTTTTATTAGAGTAAATGATAATACAAAATAACGCTTGTTGTGGTACTTCTTGTTACTTCTTTAACAGCATTCGTAAAACGAATATTTCATCTGAAAatgtactgtttttttttttgcttaagAACAGTTTTCTAGTCTATTCGATTGCTGAAGTAGTCCACATACCTAACCTATGGCCTTTTTTCAATTCCTTGTAGGAAAATGTGTTGTGGAACAATAAGATCGATATTTATAAATGAAGGAAAACACCGTGGCGAGGCAACAATTGAAGCAGTAAGGTTGATCGCAGATCATGTGAAGCTTAATGATTGCCAGCTCCATCCTGATAGCATTGAGGTATGTGGTGATTATCGTCTTCTATCCTTCAAAGTTAATGTCTATAAATTCTTTTGACATGTAACTTCTCtgtgaaaaaaaaactgaacatGAGTCAGTATCATATAATTGCTGACTATGTGCTGGCATTTTATGTTAGGTCTTCCTGTCTTTGAGATTTGATGAAGATCTTAGAGAAGATGAAACCGAGGAGCAAAAGGTGAAACCAAAGAAGAATAAACATCGGCAAAATCAGGAGGCCCCAAAGCCATTGACAGTTAATGATAAGAAGAAAACCAGACAGGAACTGATCTCAAAAGCTAGAGAGGAGGTAACATCAGATATGGCACAATTTTTATAAGACTGCTGTGTGAATTTGCATAATAACTTCCATTATATCTTTTTTCAGGTTGATGCAGATCTTAGGGCAGTTTCCTTCACCCTTGATCCCAAGGAGAGAAAAAGGATACAAAGAGAAACACTTTCTGCTCTCTTTGAGACAAACTTCCGtattttgaagcatagcatgaGCACTTCAAATTTAAGGTGGGTACTTGACTGTGGTTTGTTgtagcagaacagatatatcaCATTGATCGGAGTTTTATTTTTAGACTTGAGCTGTGTTCATTTAATAGTATGAAAGTTATCTTAGTCTTGGAAAAAAATTGTCACCCTGACAGTCTTATGTTGTTAAAAATTTCCAGGTCCAAGGCCAATATTGTCTCCCCCGGGGCCTCACACCCATTACTCGCTCCATGCTTGGAGGGTTTAGGAAAATTTTCACATTTGATTGATTTGGATTTCATGGGTGAACTTATCGCTTGCCTCAAGAAGCTTTCTGGGTTTAGCGACCAACAGGATGGAACACCCCATGATAGCACACTTTCTGTCTCAGAATGCATGCAATGCTGCATAGTTGCCTTTAAAGTCTGGAGGAGCAACCTTGAGGCATTGAATGTAGACCTGCAGGATTTCTTTGTACAACTCTATAACCTCATACTGGAGTATCGTCCTGACAGGTTTTGCCTTTTGACTATTTATATTGGTGCTAGTTATTAGGAAGAACTATCTGCTTTTTTAGTTTTGATTTATCTGAATAATTTGAGATAATTTTGGTGTCACTGCATTAttcctttcaaaaaaacatACACTCGGTAGATAGCAATTTTTTTATCATGAAAATCCACATGGTGACATGGACGTGCTACTATGCTTTTTGTCATGTACATCATATTCTTTATCTGTTATTCTAAAAAAGCTTGCAATTTAGAATGTTTACTATTTTGAATTTCTGATAATGTAGACAATGATATCCATTATTTTCATGGCTTGTAGTGTGgtctttcccctttttcccctccCTGCCTTGATGATGCGAGACATCATTTTATGATGTTCAATACATTTGGGGCAATTATGTTGGTTATTCTCCATGATCTATCATAGTGAAGCTCTTTTCTGTTGCATTCAGGGATCGTGGTGAGGTGTTGGCAGATGCTCTAAAGACACTCCTTTGGGAAGGCAAGCAgcaggatatgctgagagctgcTGCTTTTATAAAACGTTTGGCCACATTTGCTCTCTCATTTGGCTCTGCAGAAGCCATTGCAGGTTTGTTCTGGGTTCTGTTGTTCCTATCTTATTTTGAGCTGATACCTGCCAAACTTTCTACTATAATGTTGATTGATAGTAGGATGCAAAGATGCATGAACTGGGATATTGATGTGCAGAAGTATTTGGACAACTTTTAGTTATTCAATAAGCTACCCATATGCTGTTTTCGTAGTTTGCTACCCATATGCTGCTGTCTGTAGTTTGCTACTGATAGGCTCATCCTGCCTTGAATATACTACAAGTATTATGCTTGTATCTAATTAATTTGTTCCATCATCGGATCATCCCCTGGCTAGTGTTACACAGTTATGTGAATTTGTTATAAAGCATAATCTTTTCTCCTTTATTTAGCTGACACCATGATGCACATTTTTTATGAATATTTCAGCGTTAGTCACACTGAAGCATCTTCTGCAAAAGAATAGCAAGTGCCGTAACATGTTGGAAAATGATTCTGGTGGCGGTTCTCTGTCTTGCTTAGTTGCGGTATTTGTCTTCTCATCTCCTTTTGATAATAGGCAATCAACACTTTTTTTATCGTGGTCCTTTTCTTTTATCCAGAAATACAACCCGGAGGCTAAAGATCCATATCTGAGTGGCGCGCTCGCGTCAGTTCTTTGGGAGCTCAGCCTCCTAGAGAAGCACTATGATATCTCTGTTTCTTCAATGGCTTCGAATATCTTGAGTATGGCAACTTTGAATCCCACCCAGAACCCTGTTCCGATTTTGAATGTGAACCCCCTTGAAGCATTTAGAGACTTATCAATTGAACGGGAATTATCAAAGCCAGCCAGCAAAGCATTGTCACTGAATCTCAAAAAGAGGCGGCGTGGTAAGGAATTTGTCGCCCTAAACCCAGATGTGCTTCAGAAGGCAGATTGCTCAGTGGATAAAAAGGAGCTCGAAGAGAAGTTGCAGAGCCATTTCGCAGTACTAAGAGGTATCTCAGAGAATGAGAGGTTGCGGGCCAAGTTGAACCACACATTGTCATCCATAAACATGTACAAGGAGTACAAGaagcagaagaagaaaaacacaAAATTGAAGATCATTAGGAAAAAAGTAGCAAGGGTTTAAACATTATGTACTGCAGATCTTTATACATCAGTGATTAAATTGGTTGTAATCTTCTAGCAATTTTGGCATATTTCTCGTGGTGGCTAACTGGCTACAATAGGAGTTGGTTCTGCTACCCTTCTTTGGATTCTGTACACGATACCGTAGTGAAAAACTTAactttgcttgtgtttatgctgaaatatttttgttatttttatgtACAGTCACAAGCTTGAAGAAATCGTGAAAGAAATCAAATTTCAAAAAGTAAATTCAGTTAAATTAATATTAAAATACCGGTTCCTGTTGATTTGCTCCAgcaatttcaaaagaaaaatatgcaaGGAACGTCCTCCCCGAGTACCAGACTTATGTCCTGTACCAACGGCTAAATCATCTTCAATTTGTAAACAAGCCTAACTTTTGCAGATGATGTATCTCTTGAATTTGCTGTCATTCTCAATTTATGTAAAATACAGAGACTTTCGGTTTAACTCGCCAACAGGAAGCCTACATGTTACAGAACAATAGGGACCAACAACAGGGTAACCCTCTCTTCACGAGAACGGCGATGGGTTGACAACGATATGCCTTAGCGGGTTGGATacgtcaccgccgccggcgtgcttcACAAACTCTGCAGGAGTGAGGAAGCTACCATGGCAGACGCAGACTATCCTCACATCCTCGCCTTTCTTGTACCTGTACAGGAAGCCATCGATCCTCCTGGCATTAGGACCTTCCACCTTGGATGAGACCATTGGCATGTCCTCCATCATGATCTTCCTGATATCACTGCAGCTGCTCGTTCTCGTTGTCAGGGACCCAAGCGTCCGCAGCCGAGGTTGCTCTGTGGAAGTGCCATTTTGTGGCTTCTCAGCTGCTTTGGTTGGAGGAGGAAGCATGTTATTTTCATTTGTATTATCCGAGGTTGATGGACTCTTTGCATCTGTGGACTGGCAAACTGCACTTCCACCAATACCTGGGAAGGCAACAGCAAAGACTTTGAGATTTCTGGTGGGGGGAAATGCAAGCAGAAACTGGAGAAACAGTTTGTTTTTTACTAGATTGTTCAACGTTTCTTCACAGAACAATCATCACACGGAAAATGCAAAGATTACTTGGTTCAACAACCAACAACAGAAAGGAATATAAATCAAATATCATGTGGTGTGCTTCAAGAAGAGACTTTTGATATGCACGCTTTGAAAATGCTATGTAGAAGTTCTGAACTGTATGTGTGTATTCGCTTTCTGTGATTGAGAAGTAAGTGCCTATCAAACTAATGTTAAGCATCACTCTCAACAAGGCATGCAGTCTCACATGATAAACGACAAGATACTGTCCAAAATTATATCATTGAATCAATTCAAACTAATATTAACTAGAATATAATCACTCTTGTCAAAGTAAGCACATCTAGCAGCTGAATTTCCAGGAACCAACTGCAAGTTGAGGAGAAATGGCAATTGGTTGTTCATTGGAAGAGGGGGAAACCTCAAAAGGGCGTTGTTGCCAGATTCTCTAGTAGTGAGAGTTCAGCTAACCTTTGGTAGCATGGTAATGATACATAGATTTACTACCGGTATATCATAAAGCAGCCTTGTTAGGAACTTGTCTACATTTTTGTTCATGATCACAATCCCAAACACCGAATTCATCACATATGTAAATCACTCTCTTTTGGCCATGTTCGGATTTCAGAATTTAGTGCTCAAAATTTGGCTTGCCAAAACATAACTAGAACTTGTGGGATGCAATGTTCTGAGATGACCCCCAAGGCCCTTTACATGCAACTTTACATCTCAACTGTCAGTAGTGTGCCAACTATCGGGCACTTGGTCGCAATGTTTCAGTCGCATGTTGCCACATTAACAGATACCAAAATTGGCATAGTTTGTTACTGCTAAGACTCAGCAACTGAGGAGATTGGAGCTTTTATCCCAAAATAAAATGCCAAAAACGAAGCTGCTTGGATCTGAAGGCGTGGCTGTGAGCCACACAACCTGAGACTAGCCACCAATCACTGATTCAAGCAAAACCAGGGGGCACACTGCAAATGTTGTTCCTAACTTGTCTATATATTTAGGCCACGTTTGGACTTCCAAATTGCAGTGCTCAAAAAAGTTCCTTGCTAATACAACAACAGCTTGTGGGATGCAATGTTTGAAGTGATTAAGGACGCTGCAGTGCAGCCTTGCTATGATTGCCTCTTCGTAGGCAACTTTACATTCCTCTGCCGCATTATCAAATGGCCAAAGCTCGGATCACATGTTGGCAAATTTTGCATGCAACTACTATgatccaagaaaaaaaataaaatgtgaGCATAGTTGGTTATCCTTATTTCATACCTTGTTCCGTGGTGGGGACAGAAGTGCTCCCCTGCGAGCCGACGGACCTCCTGAGCTGCAcgccgttggcggcggcgggcgcctcgccggcggGCCTGGGCGGCGCCGAGGGCAGGAAGGAGGAGCCCATGGAGTTCCGGCGCTCGACGCGCTTCCGGCGCGCCTCGAGGCGCCTGCGGCTCTGCATCTCGCGCCGGCGCCAGCGCTCCTCCTCGGTCTCGGTGGGCAGCGAGCTGGtgcgcagcagcggcagcggcgcggccggggacgggccggcgtcggcgtcggcgtcggcgtccccGTCGAGGGAGGAGACGGAGCAGACGGAGGCGATGGAGGAGGAGCGCGCGAGGCGCGGGCGCTTGGCCTCGGTGCCGAAGCGGCCGCCGAGGGAGAGGCCGAGGCTGAGCTCGATGTCGTCCGagtcgcccgcgcccgcgccccccggccgctgccgcgccccctcgctgctcccgccgccgccgccgaaggcgCCTAGGAAGTCCCGGGATGCCATGCCTCGGCGCTAGCTTCCCCGGACGCTTCGCTTCCCGGGCAATGAAGCAGCAAGGCGAGCTCCGGCGCGGCCGATCAGGAATCCATGCCCGAATCCCGGGACCGCCGCCGATCGGTCGCTGCTTGCTTGCTAGCAACCGCGACGCATGCCGCCGAATCCCCCGAGGCAAGATAACAGCGAGCCGAACGGGTAGCAACGCGGACGCGCTcgcctcctcccccccccccccccccccccccaacaggAGAATCGGGAGGGGAATGTATGGTGACAGGTGCCGCGGATTGGAAAGCGAGGTGGGGAGGAGATAAGAGCGCGGCGGGGAAGCGAGCAATCAGATCTCTCCCTTCCTTCCctggctgcaggctgcagctccGCTCGCCTGCAGGGGGGTGGGGGCGGGGGTGGAACCGTGGAAGGGCGGGATTGGTGGGACGGGGCCGCCCAATCTGCTGGCTCGATCGGCTTGCTGCTCGCTGTTCGTCCTCGGATTGATTGGGGGGAGGAAAAGGCTTTCTTTTTCTGGCCGatgggggagggagggggattATTATAATTGCTGATTAGCAAGTGGGGTGGGGGCGCTAGATAATTGGGGGGAGCCGTGTTTGGTGGGGGGACGGGCGCTAGATAATTGGGGGGCGACCGCGTGTCGGGCCGGCGGACACGTGTTGGGCAGAGCCGGGGGTTAGTTGGCGAGCACACGAGCCGAGCCGGATCCCCGGAACACTTGCTGCCGTGTCGTGACTCGtgagggcggggcggggcgagcCGAGCCACGAGGAGGGAGCTGCTGCCGCGGCAGCTCGGCTCGGCCATGAGCCGCGGGAGGAGGATGCGGCCGCGCCGCGATGCGATGGTGGAGGAAGGCAAGCGGAGCACGGGAGCAGAAGGTACGGAGGTGCCGTGGCGGTGCGTGAGCACGCACCTGCAGCCCGGCACGAGCACAAGTGGCGCTGCAACTAGCTGGGCGCTTGCTTGCTGTTGCCGGGGATGGGATGGGCCGCGGgggtccccggcggcggcatccgaggaggaggaagagagggagagaagaaaTGATGGGCGCGGCAAGTGGGCCTGGCGAGCCCCGCCTTTCGGTGTGGTGCACTGGTGCTTCGGCGCCCCGACCCGCCACGTACGCCGCTGCCGGCCTGGCAGGCACGCCCACTTGCGCTGTCGGATGCTCCTCGGATCGGACGGACCCCGAGGAGTAGGGGGGCCCAGCACCACGTGGTCGAATCAGACGGCGACAGGCGTCCGTCCGCCAGAGAGGTAGGGCATCGGCGCGTCGCTATATAACAGCCATGATCCCCACTTGATATGTCGTGGTCGTGTGgacggagaaaaaaaaaacgaaagccgagctcgagcagggGAAGAATGGATGGTCTCTATCAGTGGCGGACTCAGAGTTCTTCTACGGCCTGGGCCAACCTAGCAACTGATAGCAAGTTCATATTGTATTTGACCCAACTGATCTTTCTCCAGATCATTGGATCAAGAAACTAAGAACCTCACTAGCGCATGACACGGCCAGGAGCCCGGGCACATGCCCAGGCTAGCGGGGCCTTGGATCCGCCAGTGGTTATGGGGGGATATGGATGGAGACATGGAAAGGAGACAGGGAAGCCGCAGCCACCGCTGGGACCGTCTTCGGTACTATTTGGTACCAAGAATTTTTTTAAAGTCtctgtcacatcaaaaagatttttactattttagaatattaaataaaatttgtttataatttttttttatagcTGAGTGTTAATTCactagacgaatctaatgagtctatttaatctataatttgctaaagtgatactacaataaccatccgctaatcatagattagtatatctcattagattcatcttgcaGTTTAGCTCTAAGATTCCGtagttaattttataattaatctttatttaatacttttaaatattaatattttttttgacatgACATAGACTAAAATTTAATCCCTCGGACCAAAATTCTTCGAGCGTCGCTTTCGAGAGTGATCCGCCGGATCGGGGGCGGTGTGGGGAGAGCGAATCCAGCTTCGTGCGCCAcgacgcgtcgccgtcgccagcgctGCTCCGGCtagcactagcagcagcagcagcagattcaGCTAGCACGACAAAAGAAAATTATCATACGAAAAACGGCGATCACGCTAGAGCCGGGGGTACGACTGCCCAGCTCGAGAAAACCACGCACGCATCCGCCAAAAGCCAAAACAAACTGTTGGGACGAGGCGGCTCTACTATGTCTTGTTtttccttcaaaattccaaaactttgtaAGATTCTTTATCACATTAAATTTTTTAAtgcatacatgaagtattaaatatagctaaacaaaataattaattacatagtttgtctataatttgcgagatgaattttttgaatCTAGTTAACCCAAAACGAGACAATAATTATTAAATATAAACAAAAATGCTACAATACTTTACACTCAAAACTTTATGCATATATGCAAGACAGTAAAGTTGCACGGGTCCAGCCCTCAAAGCACAGATAGGCTATGCACGCAACCAACCCAAAACCATAATTCT from Panicum virgatum strain AP13 chromosome 9K, P.virgatum_v5, whole genome shotgun sequence encodes:
- the LOC120652044 gene encoding ninja-family protein 6-like → MASRDFLGAFGGGGGSSEGARQRPGGAGAGDSDDIELSLGLSLGGRFGTEAKRPRLARSSSIASVCSVSSLDGDADADADAGPSPAAPLPLLRTSSLPTETEEERWRRREMQSRRRLEARRKRVERRNSMGSSFLPSAPPRPAGEAPAAANGVQLRRSVGSQGSTSVPTTEQGIGGSAVCQSTDAKSPSTSDNTNENNMLPPPTKAAEKPQNGTSTEQPRLRTLGSLTTRTSSCSDIRKIMMEDMPMVSSKVEGPNARRIDGFLYRYKKGEDVRIVCVCHGSFLTPAEFVKHAGGGDVSNPLRHIVVNPSPFS
- the LOC120652043 gene encoding LOW QUALITY PROTEIN: nucleolar complex protein 3 homolog (The sequence of the model RefSeq protein was modified relative to this genomic sequence to represent the inferred CDS: deleted 1 base in 1 codon) translates to MGKRSGSKRKDKNKVILPPELPPEVDDDAIEVSDEDIEFYSRNEFHHFDQEHIDRYIKRTAGHDEAEVERLYEEREKRKALRRPREEDGDLEVDPVDALPIKNLQGELIYNRAKKARSEENIGSIKSKAQENGADAKQGIQKDEQTGKSKNKKGGDKVKNTQSQTEVPKGKLHSDVLEEVKEELSAEELFEKKKAQLAELGMAMLEDPESNIRSLNDMLSISNDKDQKVVKLGLMSLLAVFKDIIPSYRIRQLTEKELAVEVSKEVKKTRYYEYTLIRCYKAYLQKLISLEKQPHFYSVAVRCMCALLDTAPHFNFRESLLASVAKNLSSSDDVVRKMCCGTIRSIFINEGKHRGEATIEAVRLIADHVKLNDCQLHPDSIEVFLSLRFDEDLREDETEEQKVKPKKNKHRQNQEAPKPLTVNDKKKTRQELISKAREEVDADLRAVSFTLDPKERKRIQRETLSALFETNFRILKHSMSTSNLRSKANIVSPGASHPLLAPCLEGLGKFSHLIDLDFMGELIACLKKLSGFSDQQDGTPHDSTLSVSECMQCCIVAFKVWRSNLEALNVDLQDFFVQLYNLILEYRPDRDRGEVLADALKTLLWEGKQQDMLRAAAFIKRLATFALSFGSAEAIAALVTLKHLLQKNSKCRNMLENDSGGGSLSCLVAKYNPEAKDPYLSGALASVLWELSLLEKHYDISVSSMASNILSMATLNPTQNPVPILNVNPLEAFRDLSIERELSKPASKALSLNLKKRRRGKEFVALNPDVLQKADCSVDKKELEEKLQSHFAVLRGISENERLRAKLNHTLSSINMYKEYKKQKKKNTKLKIIRKKVARV